In Corallococcus macrosporus, the following are encoded in one genomic region:
- a CDS encoding serine hydrolase domain-containing protein, with the protein MKRLRAWSLGLMLVCGCATTSARREVPPVPDIAALDAEAARAMAATGTKGLAIAVIDDGRVVATRAYGARNAQGEPLRTDTVMYGASITKTVFAYLVMQLSDEKRIDLDTSISKYLEKPLPAYPDEDRYSTWSHLTGDERWRDITPRVLLTHSAGFANFGFLEPDERLRIHFAPGSRFAYSGDGIILMQFVLERGLGLDVGSELQRRVFDRFGMRTTSMTWRPDFANNLADGWKLDGGVEPHDERSRVRAAGSMDTTLDDLSRFAAALVRGEGLSPDSFARMTSPQLPITTRSQFPTLQDELPPEARRKDLAAGLGVVVFDGPQGRGFFKNGHNDSTANTLVCLPRGRRCVLILSNDVRAEPAYPHLVRFVLGEAGVPWDWEYGDMAFWDGR; encoded by the coding sequence ATGAAGCGGCTGCGTGCCTGGAGCCTGGGTCTGATGCTCGTCTGCGGCTGTGCCACGACGTCCGCTCGCCGCGAGGTGCCGCCCGTTCCGGACATCGCCGCGCTGGATGCGGAAGCGGCTCGCGCGATGGCCGCGACTGGCACGAAGGGGCTGGCCATTGCTGTCATTGACGACGGACGCGTGGTGGCGACCCGGGCCTATGGCGCTCGCAATGCTCAGGGCGAACCGCTGCGCACGGACACGGTGATGTATGGCGCTTCCATCACCAAGACGGTCTTCGCTTACCTCGTGATGCAGCTCTCGGATGAGAAGCGCATCGACCTGGACACCTCCATCTCCAAGTACCTGGAGAAGCCGCTGCCGGCGTATCCGGACGAGGACCGTTACTCGACCTGGTCGCACCTGACCGGTGACGAACGCTGGCGGGACATCACGCCTCGCGTCCTGCTCACCCACAGCGCGGGATTCGCCAACTTCGGGTTCCTCGAACCTGACGAGCGGCTGCGCATCCACTTCGCTCCCGGCAGCCGCTTCGCGTACTCTGGTGACGGCATCATCCTGATGCAGTTCGTGCTCGAGCGCGGGCTCGGGCTGGACGTGGGCTCGGAGCTGCAACGGCGCGTGTTCGACCGCTTCGGCATGCGCACCACCAGCATGACGTGGCGGCCGGACTTCGCGAACAACCTGGCCGACGGCTGGAAGCTGGACGGCGGCGTGGAGCCGCACGACGAACGCAGCCGGGTTCGCGCGGCGGGTTCCATGGATACGACCCTCGATGACCTGTCTCGCTTCGCCGCGGCGCTGGTGCGTGGCGAGGGGCTGTCACCGGACAGCTTCGCCCGGATGACCTCGCCGCAACTGCCCATCACCACGCGGAGCCAGTTCCCTACTCTTCAGGATGAACTGCCTCCGGAGGCTCGGCGCAAGGACCTGGCCGCGGGCCTGGGCGTGGTGGTGTTCGATGGTCCCCAGGGTCGCGGGTTCTTCAAGAACGGCCACAACGACAGCACCGCCAACACCCTCGTATGCCTGCCGCGCGGACGCCGCTGCGTGCTCATCCTGAGCAACGACGTCCGCGCTGAACCCGCCTATCCCCACCTCGTCCGCTTCGTGCTGGGCGAGGCCGGCGTCCCCTGGGATTGGGAGTACGGCGACATGGCGTTCTGGGACGGCCGCTGA
- a CDS encoding CPBP family glutamic-type intramembrane protease yields the protein MRRPRVWTVFVAFAVMFGLLVTGSVLVNHVATGIEAAKAGVDPSDSGLTERVESLPWPTVAVVMMVGVVALSLALLGGRLSPQPLRDRLRLRAGVPLPAWAWVTAAVGCFAVGQVLESLAVLTGAWSWTGSLKGFQAASQGPLGTFALLLFFGSPVAGTAEELFFRGYVQTRLVERWGPRAGVVVAATLFGLLHLDPVHGPITLMVALFLGWLAVHTGSVRLPIFVHIVNNGASFLLGRYAPPSSEYPTSVHTALLCVSTLVVVGAVTLLRRIPGAPKTEAPAMLVGA from the coding sequence GTGCGGCGCCCGCGCGTGTGGACGGTGTTTGTCGCGTTCGCGGTGATGTTCGGGCTGCTCGTCACGGGGAGCGTCCTCGTGAACCACGTCGCCACGGGCATCGAGGCGGCGAAAGCCGGCGTGGACCCGAGCGACAGCGGATTGACGGAGCGGGTCGAGTCCCTGCCATGGCCGACCGTGGCGGTGGTGATGATGGTCGGCGTGGTGGCGCTGAGCCTCGCGCTCCTGGGTGGCAGGCTGTCCCCGCAGCCCCTGCGCGACCGGCTGCGCCTGCGGGCCGGCGTGCCGCTGCCGGCCTGGGCCTGGGTCACGGCGGCGGTGGGCTGCTTCGCGGTGGGACAGGTCCTGGAGAGCCTGGCGGTGCTCACGGGAGCGTGGAGCTGGACGGGGTCGTTGAAGGGATTCCAGGCCGCGAGCCAGGGGCCGCTCGGGACCTTCGCGCTGCTGTTGTTCTTCGGCTCGCCGGTGGCGGGCACGGCGGAGGAGCTCTTCTTCCGGGGCTACGTGCAGACGCGGCTGGTGGAGCGCTGGGGTCCCAGGGCGGGCGTCGTGGTGGCCGCAACGCTCTTCGGCCTGCTGCACCTGGATCCGGTCCACGGGCCCATCACCCTGATGGTGGCCTTGTTCCTGGGCTGGCTCGCGGTGCACACGGGAAGCGTGCGGCTGCCCATCTTCGTCCACATCGTCAACAACGGAGCGTCCTTCCTCCTCGGCCGCTACGCGCCGCCATCGTCCGAGTACCCGACGTCCGTGCACACGGCGCTGCTCTGCGTGAGCACGCTGGTGGTGGTGGGTGCCGTGACGTTGCTGCGGCGAATCCCTGGGGCCCCGAAGACAGAAGCACCCGCGATGCTCGTGGGCGCGTGA